From the genome of Diorhabda carinulata isolate Delta chromosome 2, icDioCari1.1, whole genome shotgun sequence:
ACTTCTTTACATATAACTAGGGTTCACGCCAGCATGACGGACGACATAGCTACAATTGTCgccaaatcatcaagaaatgtcgccaaaatcatacacatcgacgacaaatttgtcgcccaaaatatttttaaaaaaacctatgttttatatttaatgtgctgtttttgcataaaagaatttatatatgccgtaaaaatatgtataaaagtgtgtgtagcatgcatatgttaatttttttacttttgtctacCACGTTATATTTTTGGACCACTAGATCATAACTTAGGTGGTccttttggaccactaaattttcattgctgGTGTGAACCCTACATATAACACAAAGTGGTTTGTGTTCCAACTCATCCCTAATGTAATGAAAACCCAATTGTAGATATTTGATGTCATATTTTCGCCTTTTTCCTTTTCTATAAtcatttcctttatttttcgTCTGGTGAAACGGTACTTCACTACAGCTTTCAGTACTATCATCTTAATTATGATGTCTCATTTCTAAATGACCCATTTTTAACCATCAATCCATAATACAAATAagctataataattattcaaacatCTACACTAgagtttgacaatgacagtATCACTATCACTCAAGCTTTACAAATGTTAAACTTACATATGCAAtaagttataatataaaaaaagttaaatgttTGTAAAAAGAGAATAGTACTTGATTACCTATATAAGaggaataaattataatgtatagtataaaattttcatcatcatttgatattaatgaagtaattttgaaaaacaaataaggaaaaaaaaattattatagatatCTTAACAAACAAGCAGCTAACAATCTGTTTTATAGTGGGCGTgttctttaatttttgtttttttttggataggAAAACATATTTATTCTGTTTCTTAACAAGCTGGCACTCCTTTATGTATACAATATACTTATGAgaataggaaaataaaaaaatccttatcattattgtatttgaataaatatatgatttattggTGTGAACTAGTACTAGGAAAATGATTATGATTACAATACAATTATACTTATCagtaatattttatacaatgaaTAACTTTTTACTTTCATCCAATTAAAAAACTCTAGAttatttcctattatttttaagaattaacTGATTCgttatttgattaaattaataactcaaTTATTCCAAAATGTGATTAAACAGTATGTCAAATCTTgagttaataaataaaaattagagaaaaaagttatcaTGTATTTACTATCAAACAACTTATAAAGCTGTTCGCCGAGATCCAGATGCATTATTTGGATTTTTGATATGGAGAAATCTTTGACATAGTACCGAGGgcaaaaatatgagaatgtttggaaaaaaatgtgaaCCATGATATTGGCAAACACTTAATTTCAGAGGCTTTTCTAAGCACAGAAGTAAAAAAAGGAGGTGGCTTGGTCCAATGcatttcaacatatttattGATGATATAATAAATACCTGTTCATCTAACTCAAAGAAAGTGTGTGTTGAATACAAAAACCTgcaaataatgaatatatctgAGGAAGCATATGCTGATACACAGCATATATACACAGTAAACATCCAAGATCTTCAGAAAAACTTAAGACATCTGGAACAACACACTAAAGCAGTTCGGTATGAGAACAAATGTAGAAAAGACTGCAGTAATGATATTCAcacaagaaacaataaacataaataGAAGGACATAGAATAAAACCAGTGAGCACTTTTAAATACCTTGGAGCTGAAATAGAAAATCCAGGCAATGAAGATGCAGAGATTTCAGAGAGAATTAAAAATGCCTTAAACACTTTTTACAGCATAAAGAACTGttggataaataaaaaaaagttcccAAGAAATACAAAATTACAGTTGTGAAACATGGATTCTCACAATACAGAAAAAAGTGCATTGCAAGCTGCAGAGATAAATATTTCAGAAGTTTGAGAGGTGTTACAAAAAATGACCAAATACGACAAAATCTGGAAATTATGACGCTGTTGAAATTCATTGAGCAAAGACTGTTAAGTTGGTGGGATCATTTATAAAGAATGGAAGATTGGAGTCCAGTGAAGAAAGTGTGCCAAGCAAAATTaggctatatatatatatatatatatatatatatatatatatatatatatatttccaagcatttcatatatatatatatatatatatatatttccaagcatttcatatatatatatatatatatatatatatatatatatatatatatatatatgaaatgctTGGAAATATATCGTAAGTATGTGTGatagatattaataattaattaagatcaAGAGGCATACATCAGCAAAAGGAAAAATGCAAGTTTTGAAGGGGAGGGTGAATAGTAACACAATGAAATATCACTTagttcaatttataaatattttcattttcatataattatgaAAGTAAAAAAGgtttactaaaataaaagaaattacaagagaaaaaattcaaattataggCCATTTTATTTACCTATTATGtcaataataatgaatgaaaatgaaatagaagaaCTTACCTGCTCTTTCTGTTTTCATAGAGTCCCATACATTACAATTGAAATCGTCATATCCAGCAAGCAATAATCTACCAGATTTGCTAAATGCGACGCTAGTAATACCACAAATAATGTTATCATGGCTATACATGGCCAATTCTTGGTCTGCTCTAATGTCGAACAATCTGCATGTAGCATCATCGCTCCCAGTAGCAAAGGCGAAACCATTGGGGAAAAACGTAACGGCGTTGATGTCGGATTCGTGGCCTGGAAATGTCTGTTTGCAAAGACCTTCTCGAATATCCCAAAGTTTTGCTGAAGCGTCACATGCCCCTGAAATAAAAGttgatgaaatatatatatatatatatatatatatatatatatatatatatatatatatatatatatatatatatatatatattgtaggAGATGATAGATTcccaatttattattatttataaaacatgtGATAAAAAGTGTTAGTCAGCTAAAAAATTACTAACCTGATACAAATGTGCGCATATCTGGAGACAAAGATAGAGACATAACATCCCCCGTATGTCCTAAGAATGAAGTGACTTGTTGCCCAGTTTCAATATCCCAAAGCGCACAAGACATATCTCCCGAGCTAGTAACTATCTGGTTATCATCTAAGAAACGGCAGCAAGAAAGATAACCTGTATGGCCAGGCAATTCTCGGCTTACTCGCACATTGCCTTCTCTAGTCTTTAGGCTATAGATAGAGCATATATTATCTAAACCACCACAAGCAACAAAGTTGCCAGATGGTGCATAAGCACAAGTCATCACCCATGATGATCTAAGGGGGATTGCATGTACCTGAAAATGGATTGAGTTTTATATTTCACTTAATTTcgattaataat
Proteins encoded in this window:
- the LOC130890784 gene encoding guanine nucleotide-binding protein subunit beta-1 — protein: MNELDSLRQEAETLKNAIRDARKAACDTSLVQATASLEPIGRVQMRTRRTLRGHLAKIYAMHWGSDSRNLVSASQDGKLIVWDSHTTNKVHAIPLRSSWVMTCAYAPSGNFVACGGLDNICSIYSLKTREGNVRVSRELPGHTGYLSCCRFLDDNQIVTSSGDMSCALWDIETGQQVTSFLGHTGDVMSLSLSPDMRTFVSGACDASAKLWDIREGLCKQTFPGHESDINAVTFFPNGFAFATGSDDATCRLFDIRADQELAMYSHDNIICGITSVAFSKSGRLLLAGYDDFNCNVWDSMKTERAGILAGHDNRVSCLGVTDNGMAVGTGSWDSFLRIWN